GGGTGCCCTGGGGACGTTTTGGGGCACCCAGGGCAGTTTCGAGGCGCCCCGGGGCGGTTTTGGGGCggttttggggcagtttgggggcagTTTTCAGGGCtcttttggggcattttggggggcggtttggggggcgttttttggggtggttttggggcGTTTTTTGGGGcggttttggggtgtttttggaTCAGTGTTTGGGGTGGTTCGGGGCGGTtttgggggtggttttggggtgtatttggggcagttttggggtggtttggggtgttttttggggCGGTTTTGGGTCAATttttggggcagttttggggcggtttggggcagttttggggcGGTTTGGGGCAGTTTTTGGGTCAGtttttggggcagtttggggacagttttgggggcagtttggggacagttttgggggcagtttggggtgttttttggggcagttttggggtggttttggggcAGTTTTTGGGGCGGTTTTTGGGTCAGTTTTGGGGCAGTTTTTGGGgcggtttggggtgttttttggggcagttttgggggcaggttttggggcagttttggggcagtttggggtgttttttggggCAGTTTTTGGGTCAGTTTTGGGGCAGTTTTTGGGgcggtttggggtgttttttggggCAGTTTTTGGGGCAGGttttggggcagttttggggcagtttggggtgttttttggggcagtttggggcagttttggggcggttttggggcggttttggggcagttttggggcagTTTTTGGGGCGGTTTTGGGGCAGTTTTTGGGGCGGTTTGGGGCAGTTTTTGGGGcggttttggggtggttttggggcagttttggggcGGTTTGGGGCGGTCTGGGGCGGTCTGGGGGCTGACGCGGGGTGCCGCAGACCAAGTTCGTGCAGTGCCCGGACGGGGAGCTGCAGAAGCGCAGGGAGGTGGTGCACACCGTGTCGCTGCACGAGGTCGACGTCATCAACAGCCGCACCCAGGGCTTCCTCGCCCTCTTCTCGGGtaccccccaccgccccccaaccgcccccctgctgccccccagccgCCTCCCAACTGCCCCCTgcgacccccaactgccccccaactgccccccaactgccccccgggacccccaaccgccccccgggacccccagccgccccccgcgctgccaAACCACTCCTGACGCCCCCCAACTGCTCCCTGCCCGGCCCTGGGCTTCCTCGCCCTCTTCTCAGGTaccccgggacccccaactgccccccaaccgccccccgggaccccctgctgccccccgggacccccaactgccccccaaccgccccccaggaccccctgctgccccccgggacccccaactgccccaaccgccccccgggaccccccagctgccccccagccgccccccgggaccccccgctgccccccaactgcccccgaggaccccccactgccccctgggacccccagccccccgtAACCACCCCTGAcaccccccaactgccccccagccccccaactgCCCTAAGAACCCTCAACTGCCCCCTGACACCCCCCCAACTGCCCCTGACACCCCCCTgactgccccccggccccccctaaCTGCCCCCAATGCTCCCAGCCCCCCCGTaactgccccccagcccccccataactgccccccggcccccccaactgcccccgatgcccccagcccccccacctgccccccagtACCCCCTAActgtcccccagccccccctaaccgccccccggtgcccccagcccccccataactgccccccgtcccccccaaccgccccccggtgcccccagcccccccataactgccccccatcccccctaaccgccccccggtgcccccacccccccataactgccccccgtccccccccaaccgccccccggtgcccccacccccccataactgccccccatcccccctaaccgccccccggtgcccccacccccccataactgccccccgtccccccccaaccgccccccggtgcccccaccccccccataactgccccccgtccccccccaaccgccccccggtgcccccaccccccccataactgccccccatcccccctaaccgccccccggtgcccccagcccccccataactgccccccaggcccccctaactgccccccggtgcccccagcccccccataaccgccccccagccccctaacccccccgtccccccccccaggcgACACGGGCGAGATCAAGACGGAGGTGCGGGAGCAGATCAACGCCAAGGTGGCCGAGTGGCGCGAGGAGGGCAAGGCCGAGGTCATCCCGGgggtgagcggggccgcggggggggcgggcacatgggggggcccccggcgccccccggcccccccccgacGCCGCCGACCCCCCCCGGCAGGTGCTGTTCATCGACGAGGTGCACATGCTGGACATCGAGTGCTTCTCCTTCCTCAACCGGGCGCTGGAGAGCGACATGGCGCCCGTCCTCATCATGGCCACCAACCGCGGCATCACCCGGTGcgcggggggcgctgggggggggccgggaccccccccggaccccccctgacccccccccgaccccccggcAGGATTCGGGGCACCAACTACCAGAGCCCCCACGGGCTGCCCATCGACCTGCTCGACCGGCTGCTCATCATCTCCACGGCGCCCTACAGCGACAAGGAGACCAAGCAGATCCTCAAGATCCGGTaagggggctgccccacggcgtcgTGCCCCACGGCGCTGTGCCCCACGGCGTCGTGCCCCACGGCGCTGCGACCCACGGCGTGCCCCCCACGGCCGTCCCCGGGTGCTGCGGTGGCGCGCAGCGGCTCTCTGAGCCGCCATGGGCCCCGGCAGTGCCCCATGGCGGCTCCCCgggacccacagcaccccacgGCAGCTCCCTGGGGGTCTCATGGTGCCCCACGGCAGCTCCCTGGGACCCATGGTGGCTCCCCGAGACCCACAGCGCCCCACGGCAGCTCCCTGGGGGTCTCGTGATGCCCCACGGCAGCTCCCCGGGACCCACGGCACCCCACGGCAGCTCCCCGGGACCCACGGCACCCCACAGCGGCTCCCTGGGGGTCCCGTGATGCCCCACAGCAGCTCCCCgggacccacagcaccccacgGCAGCTCCCTGGGACCCACGGCACCCCACAGCGGCTCCCTGGGGGTCTCATGGTGCCCCACGGCAGCTCCCTGGGACCCATGGCGGCTCCCCGGGACCCACAGCGCCCCACGGCAGCTCCCCAGGACCCACAACACCCCACAGCGGCTCCCTGGGGGTCCCATGATGCCCCACAGCGGCTCCCCgggacccacagcaccccacagcagctccctgggggtcccacggtgccccacggcggctccccgGGACCCACGGCACCCCACAGCGGCTCCCTGGGACCCACAGCGCCCCACGGCAGCTCCCTGGGGGTCCCGTGATGCCCCACGGAGGTTCCCTGGGACCCACGGCACCCCATGGCAGTTCCCCGAGACCCACGGCAGCTCCCTGGGGGTCCCGTGgcgccccacggtgccccacggcAGCTCCCTGAGGTCCCACAGTGATCTACGgcgccccatggcagcccccctGGGTCCCacggtgacaccccccccccagcaccccacggcacccccctgcgccccatagcacccccccaAGGCACCCtgggtgccccacagcaccccgcactacccccccagcaccctgcggTGCCCCATAGGCACCCCATAGTttcccctgcaccccacagcacccaaaGGTACCCtgggcaccccatagcacccctgtggggcaccccacagcacccataggcccctctgtgccccccacaACCCCTCTGGATGCCCCtgccccccatagcacccctgtggggcgccccacggcacccataggcaccccatagcacccctgtggggcaccccacagcacccataggcccctctgtgccccccacaACCCCTCTGGATGCCCctgcaccccatagcacccccatgGGGCGCCCCACGGAGCCCATAAGCACCCCTGGgccccacctgcaccccacagcacccatagGCACCCCTGCGACGCCCacacccccccccgcaccccatagcacccatgtggggtgccccacggcacccataGGCCCCCCCTGTGACACCCACAACCCCTCTGGATGCCCCtgccccccatagcacccccatgGGGCGCCCCATGGAGCCCATAAGCACCCCTGGgccccacctgcaccccacagcacccatagGCACCCCTGCGACGCCCacacccccccccgcaccccatagcacccatgtggggtgccccacggcgcccataggcccctctgtgccccccgCAACCCCTCTGGATGCCCctgcaccccatagcacccccatgGGGCGCCCCACGGAGCCCATAAGCACCCCTGGgccccacctgcaccccacagcacccatagGCACCCCTGCGACGCCCacaccccccccgcaccccatagcacccatgtggggtgccccacggcacccataGGCCCCCCCTGTGACACCCACAACCCCTCTGGATGCCCCtgccccccatagcacccccatgGGGCGCCCCATGGAGCCCATAAGCACCCCTGGgccccacctgcaccccacagcacccatagGCACCCCTGCGACGCCCacacccccccccgcaccccatagcacccatgtggggtgccccacggcgcccataggcccctctgtgccccccgCAACCCCTCTGGATGCCCctgcaccccatagcacccccatgGGGCGCCCCACGGAGCCCATAAGCACCCCTGGgccccacctgcaccccacagcacccatagGCACCCCTGCGACGCCCacacccccccccgcaccccatagcacccatgtggggtgccccacggcacccataGGCCCCCCTGTGACACCCACAACCCCTCTGGATGCCCCTgcccccatagcacccccatgGGGCGCCCCATGGAGCCCATAAGCACCCCTGGgccccacctgcaccccacagcacccatagGCACCCCTGCGAcgccccacccccccccgcaccccatagcacccatgtggggtgccccacggcgcccataggcccctctgtgccccccgCAACCCTCTGGATGCCCctgcaccccatagcacccccatgGGGCGCCCCACGGAGCCCATAAGCACCCCTGGgccccacctgcaccccacagcacccatagGCACCCCTGCGACGcccacccccccccgcaccccatagcacccagtggggtgccccacggcacccataGGCCCCTCTGTGCCCCCACAACCCCTCTGGATGCCCCtgccccccatagcacccctgTGGGGCGCCCACGGCACCCATaggcccctctgtgccccccacaACCCCTCTGGATGCTCCTGCCCCCATAGCACCCCTGTGGggcgccccacagcacccataggcaccccatagcacccctgtggggcaccccacagcacccataggcccctctgtgccccccacaACCCCTCTGGATGCCCctgcaccccatagcacccccatgGGCGCCCCACGGAGCCCATAAGCACCCCTGGgccccacctgcaccccacagcacccatagGCACCCCTGCGACGCCCacaccccccccgcaccccatagcacccctgtggggcgccccacagcacccataggcaccccatagcacccctgtggggcaccccacagcacccatagGCCCCTCTGTGCCCCCACAACCCCTCTGGATGCCCCtgccccccatagcaccccttGGGGGCGCCCACAGAGCCCATAAGCACCTGGgccccacctgcaccccacagcacccatagGCACCCCTGCAACGCCcacacccccccgcacccccatagcacccatgtgggtgccccacggcacccataggcccctctgtgccccccacaACCCCTCTGGATGCCCCtgccccccatagcacccatgtggggcgccccacggcgcccataggccccccccacaccccacatcccccacAAGCACCGAGGAACCTGAGCCCACAGCCCCGCCGCGAGCCGGGAGAGCACctatgggtgccccccacccccacgggtgccccccccgacccccgtgggtgccccccaccccatgggtgcccccccccacccatgggtgccccccaggTGCGAGGAGGAGGACGTGGAGATGACGGACGACGCCTACGCGGTGCTGACGCGCATCGGCCTGGAGACGGTCGCTGCGCTACGCCATCCAGCTCATCACCGCCGCCAGCCTCGTCGCCCGCAAGCGCAAGGTGCCccgacgcctgggccccctccccggacgcctgggcccttccccggacgcctgggtccctccccggggtggggggctgcGCCCGGACACGGGGCCCTGAGGGGTGGTGGGTGACGGACGCCGCGGTCCCggtttggggagggggtggtgcccggacgcctgggccccctggatacctgggcccccccggacgcctgggcccctcccgccggacgcctgggcccctcccggggggcgcccggacgcctgggcccctccctgaggcccccccccggacgcctgggcccctcccggggggcgcccggacgcctgggcccctccctgaggtccccccggatgcctgggaaCCTCccggggggtgcccggacgcctgggcccctccctgaggcccccccggacgcctggacCCCCTCCCTgaggcccccccccggacgcctgggcccctcctgggggacgcccggacgcctgggccctgggggtGGTTGTGGGGTGATGGCGGGTGATGGCCGCTTTGGGGAGGGGGTGGttggtgcccggacgcctgggccccccccggacacctgggtccttcctggggggggggggggggggaagctgcacCCAGACACCGGGGTCCCGGGGAGCAGGAGCGGGGTGACAGCGGGTGACAGACACCAGGGTCCCGGCTCGGGAATGGGGgtgacacccggacgcctgggcccctcctgggggggcacccggacgcctgggcccctcctgggggggtggggggggcacccggacgcctgggcccctcctgggggAGGCTGCGCCCAGACACGgggatcctgggggggggggggacagcgggtGACGGCCGCCGGGGTGCCGGCTGGGGGCGGTGCTGGGACGGcgggtcccccggacgcctgggcccccccccccggacgccggggcccctgaCGGAGGCGGGCCGGTGGGGCAGGGCGCGGAGGTGCAGGTGGAGGACATCAAGCGCGTTTACTCGCTCTTCCTGGACGAGTCGCGCTCGACCCAGTACATGAAGGAGTATCAGGAGGCGTTCCTCTTCAACGAGCTCAGTgagcgggggggggacggggggggacacggggacacgggggacatggagggacatggggggacacggggggggacatgggggacatggagggacatgggggacatggggggacatgggggacatggagggacatggagggacatggagggacatgggggacatgggggacatggggggacatggagggacatgggggacatgggggacatgggggacatgggggacatggggggacatgggggacatgggggacatggggggacatggagggacatggggggacatggggggacatggagggacatgggggacatggggggacatggggggacatggagggacatggagggacatggggggacatgggggacatggagggacatggggggacatggagggacatggagggacatggagggacatggggga
The Dromaius novaehollandiae isolate bDroNov1 unplaced genomic scaffold, bDroNov1.hap1 HAP1_SCAFFOLD_177, whole genome shotgun sequence genome window above contains:
- the RUVBL2 gene encoding LOW QUALITY PROTEIN: ruvB-like 2 (The sequence of the model RefSeq protein was modified relative to this genomic sequence to represent the inferred CDS: deleted 1 base in 1 codon), with protein sequence MATATTKVPEVRDVTRIERIGAHSHIRGLGLDDALEPRQVSQGMVGQLAARRAAGVILEMIKEGKIAGRAVLIAGQPGTGKTAIAMGMAQALGPDTPFTAIAGSEIFSLEMSRTEALTQAFRRSIGVRIKEETEIIEGEVVEIQIDRPATGTGAKVGKLTLKTTEMETIYDLGTKMIESLTREKVQAGDVITIDKATGKITKLGRSFTRARDYDAMGSQTKFVQCPDGELQKRREVVHTVSLHEVDVINSRTQGFLALFSGDTGEIKTEVREQINAKVAEWREEGKAEVIPGVLFIDEVHMLDIECFSFLNRALESDMAPVLIMATNRGITRIRGTNYQSPHGLPIDLLDRLLIISTAPYSDKETKQILKIRCEEEDVEMTDDAYAVLTRIGLETSLRYAIQLITAASLVARKRKGAEVQVEDIKRVYSLFLDESRSTQYMKEYQEAFLFNELKGESMETP